A genomic window from Syngnathus typhle isolate RoL2023-S1 ecotype Sweden linkage group LG18, RoL_Styp_1.0, whole genome shotgun sequence includes:
- the plaub gene encoding plasminogen activator, urokinase b isoform X3 yields MEDAMRRAVALVLLAAIFCSSSAGGPGAGVSERARRRPPRQTLLSSPWSSGICLNGGTSVPSLTTGRHMFCLCTDAFEGTFCQTAAAFSAASGADCYEGVGLYYRGFRSQSESGRPCERWDVDTRQRYLSLDVDGGRHNYCRNVRFKRRPWCHVWKEQRLTWEYCQVPSCASLQPSVLAAPTEAPGTTPAGKPRPPSFLVHGFPSDARLARLLWCQQALGPRGAPRPVSWAQFLRQVWRRMHAGRQARPDPRAPFSPLPARATCGRRSRRKQMRIVGGAAAPVESQPWLAAILWRGKSKEKVFRCGGSLIAPCWVLSAAHCFPDGARANERRFLVALGKSALNRSEALEQIFRVDKIILHPDFDNERGNYDNDIGRLRRSSGVPSGRAFRGGGRGELGRRLRPPAPTRSLRQSPQLQAMDPAARRRLTTGAATPPIASILSTRLRFSSHFPLQSVLAPSAYGIVSRISVSPSRGRQSNRGAVRCLA; encoded by the exons ATGGAGGACGCCATGCGGCGTGCTGTGGCATTGGTCCTCTTGGCCGCTATCTTTTGCTCCTCATCAGCAGGGGGCCCCGGC GCCGGGGTCTCCGAGCGAGCGAGAAGACGGCCGCCGAGGCAGACGCTTTTGTCGTCGCCGTGGAGCTCAG GAATCTGCTTGAACGGAGGAACGTCCGTACCCAGCCTGACGACGGGCCGACACATGTTCTGCTTGTGTACCGACGCTTTTGAGGGAACCTTCTGCCAGACGG CGGCAGCTTTCTCGGCGGCTTCCGGCGCCGACTGCTACGAGGGCGTGGGGCTTTACTACCGAGGCTTCCGGTCCCAATCGGAGAGCGGTCGCCCGTGCGAGCGCTGGGACGTCGACACCAGGCAACGCTACCTGAGCTTGGACGTGGACGGCGGGAGACACAATTACTGCAG GAACGTGCGCTTCAAGCGCCGCCCGTGGTGCCACGTGTGGAAGGAGCAGCGGCTGACTTGGGAATATTGCCAAGTCCCTTCATGCGCCTCGC TGCAACCGTCGGTGTTGGCAGCGCCCACCGAGGCCCCCGGCACCACACCTGCAGGTAAGCCCCGCCCCCCATCCTTTCTCGTTCACGGATTCCCGAGTGACGCCCGGCTGGCTCGCTTGTTGTGGTGCCAGCAAGCACTCGGCCCCCGCGGAGCCCCCCGTCCGGTAAGCTGGGCCCAATTCCTGCGCCAGGTGTGGCGCCGaatgcacgcaggcaggcaggcgcgccCTGATCCGCGCGCCCCTTTCTCTCCGTTGCCAGCGAGGGCCACGTGCGGGCGTCGTTCTCGCCGCAAGCAGATGCGTATCGTGGGCGGAGCGGCGGCGCCGGTGGAGTCGCAGCCGTGGCTAGCCGCCATCCTGTGGCGCGGCAAGTCCAAAGAGAAGGTCTTCCGCTGCGGGGGCAGCTTGATCGCCCCCTGCTGGGTCCTCAGCGCCGCTCACTGCTTTCCCGACGG GGCGCGCGCCAACGAGCGGCGCTTCCTGGTGGCGCTGGGGAAGAGCGCCCTCAACCGGAGCGAGGCCCTGGAGCAGATCTTCCGCGTGGACAAAATCATCTTGCACCCCGACTTTGACAACGAGCGAGGCAATTACGACAACGACATAG GGCGACTCAGGCGGTCCTCTGGCGTGCCAAGTGGACGGGCGTTTCGTGGTGGTGGGCGTGGTGAGCTGGGGCGAAGGCTGCGCCCGCCAGCGCCGACCCGGAGTCTACGCCAAAGTCCGCAACTACAGGCAATGGATCCGGCAGCACGCCGGCGTTTGACCACCGGGGCGGCGACACCTCCAATTGCTTCAATTCTTTCGACACGACTCCGTTTTTCAAGCCATTTCCCCCTTCAAAGTGTGCTAGCTCCCTCCGCCTACGGTATTGTTTCGAGAATTAGCGTCAGCCCATCGAGAGGACGCCAGTCAAATCGGGGTGCAGTTCGGTGCTTAGCCTGA
- the plaub gene encoding plasminogen activator, urokinase b isoform X5: MEDAMRRAVALVLLAAIFCSSSAGGPGAGVSERARRRPPRQTLLSSPWSSGICLNGGTSVPSLTTGRHMFCLCTDAFEGTFCQTAAAFSAASGADCYEGVGLYYRGFRSQSESGRPCERWDVDTRQRYLSLDVDGGRHNYCRNVRFKRRPWCHVWKEQRLTWEYCQVPSCASLQPSVLAAPTEAPGTTPAARATCGRRSRRKQMRIVGGAAAPVESQPWLAAILWRGKSKEKVFRCGGSLIAPCWVLSAAHCFPDGARANERRFLVALGKSALNRSEALEQIFRVDKIILHPDFDNERGNYDNDIALLKLTPKANGRCARESAGVRQVCLPTAEGRRDLPAGLPCEIAGFGKEKHGLWYHSQLLRQAHVNLLDAGVCGAADYYGDKITDNMLCAGREDWTQDACEGDSGGPLACQVDGRFVVVGVVSWGEGCARQRRPGVYAKVRNYRQWIRQHAGV, from the exons ATGGAGGACGCCATGCGGCGTGCTGTGGCATTGGTCCTCTTGGCCGCTATCTTTTGCTCCTCATCAGCAGGGGGCCCCGGC GCCGGGGTCTCCGAGCGAGCGAGAAGACGGCCGCCGAGGCAGACGCTTTTGTCGTCGCCGTGGAGCTCAG GAATCTGCTTGAACGGAGGAACGTCCGTACCCAGCCTGACGACGGGCCGACACATGTTCTGCTTGTGTACCGACGCTTTTGAGGGAACCTTCTGCCAGACGG CGGCAGCTTTCTCGGCGGCTTCCGGCGCCGACTGCTACGAGGGCGTGGGGCTTTACTACCGAGGCTTCCGGTCCCAATCGGAGAGCGGTCGCCCGTGCGAGCGCTGGGACGTCGACACCAGGCAACGCTACCTGAGCTTGGACGTGGACGGCGGGAGACACAATTACTGCAG GAACGTGCGCTTCAAGCGCCGCCCGTGGTGCCACGTGTGGAAGGAGCAGCGGCTGACTTGGGAATATTGCCAAGTCCCTTCATGCGCCTCGC TGCAACCGTCGGTGTTGGCAGCGCCCACCGAGGCCCCCGGCACCACACCTGCAG CGAGGGCCACGTGCGGGCGTCGTTCTCGCCGCAAGCAGATGCGTATCGTGGGCGGAGCGGCGGCGCCGGTGGAGTCGCAGCCGTGGCTAGCCGCCATCCTGTGGCGCGGCAAGTCCAAAGAGAAGGTCTTCCGCTGCGGGGGCAGCTTGATCGCCCCCTGCTGGGTCCTCAGCGCCGCTCACTGCTTTCCCGACGG GGCGCGCGCCAACGAGCGGCGCTTCCTGGTGGCGCTGGGGAAGAGCGCCCTCAACCGGAGCGAGGCCCTGGAGCAGATCTTCCGCGTGGACAAAATCATCTTGCACCCCGACTTTGACAACGAGCGAGGCAATTACGACAACGACATAG CGCTGCTCAAGCTGACGCCCAAAGCAAACGGCCGCTGCGCCCGGGAGAGCGCCGGGGTGCGCCAGGTGTGCCTGCCCACCGCAGAGGGCCGCCGCGACCTCCCCGCCGGCTTGCCGTGCGAGATCGCCGGCTTCGGCAAAGAGAAGCACGGCCTGTGGTACCACTCGCAGCTCCTGCGGCAGGCGCACGTCAACCTGTTGGACGCCGGCGTGTGCGGCGCCGCCGATTATTACGGGGACAAGATCACGGACAACATGTTGTGCGCCGGCCGCGAGGACTGGACACAGGACGCCTGCGAG GGCGACTCAGGCGGTCCTCTGGCGTGCCAAGTGGACGGGCGTTTCGTGGTGGTGGGCGTGGTGAGCTGGGGCGAAGGCTGCGCCCGCCAGCGCCGACCCGGAGTCTACGCCAAAGTCCGCAACTACAGGCAATGGATCCGGCAGCACGCCGGCGTTTGA
- the plaub gene encoding plasminogen activator, urokinase b isoform X4, with translation MEDAMRRAVALVLLAAIFCSSSAGGPGAGVSERARRRPPRQTLLSSPWSSGICLNGGTSVPSLTTGRHMFCLCTDAFEGTFCQTAAAFSAASGADCYEGVGLYYRGFRSQSESGRPCERWDVDTRQRYLSLDVDGGRHNYCRNVRFKRRPWCHVWKEQRLTWEYCQVPSCASLQPSVLAAPTEAPGTTPAASTRPPRSPPSARATCGRRSRRKQMRIVGGAAAPVESQPWLAAILWRGKSKEKVFRCGGSLIAPCWVLSAAHCFPDGARANERRFLVALGKSALNRSEALEQIFRVDKIILHPDFDNERGNYDNDIALLKLTPKANGRCARESAGVRQVCLPTAEGRRDLPAGLPCEIAGFGKEKHGLWYHSQLLRQAHVNLLDAGVCGAADYYGDKITDNMLCAGREDWTQDACEGDSGGPLACQVDGRFVVVGVVSWGEGCARQRRPGVYAKVRNYRQWIRQHAGV, from the exons ATGGAGGACGCCATGCGGCGTGCTGTGGCATTGGTCCTCTTGGCCGCTATCTTTTGCTCCTCATCAGCAGGGGGCCCCGGC GCCGGGGTCTCCGAGCGAGCGAGAAGACGGCCGCCGAGGCAGACGCTTTTGTCGTCGCCGTGGAGCTCAG GAATCTGCTTGAACGGAGGAACGTCCGTACCCAGCCTGACGACGGGCCGACACATGTTCTGCTTGTGTACCGACGCTTTTGAGGGAACCTTCTGCCAGACGG CGGCAGCTTTCTCGGCGGCTTCCGGCGCCGACTGCTACGAGGGCGTGGGGCTTTACTACCGAGGCTTCCGGTCCCAATCGGAGAGCGGTCGCCCGTGCGAGCGCTGGGACGTCGACACCAGGCAACGCTACCTGAGCTTGGACGTGGACGGCGGGAGACACAATTACTGCAG GAACGTGCGCTTCAAGCGCCGCCCGTGGTGCCACGTGTGGAAGGAGCAGCGGCTGACTTGGGAATATTGCCAAGTCCCTTCATGCGCCTCGC TGCAACCGTCGGTGTTGGCAGCGCCCACCGAGGCCCCCGGCACCACACCTGCAG CAAGCACTCGGCCCCCGCGGAGCCCCCCGTCCG CGAGGGCCACGTGCGGGCGTCGTTCTCGCCGCAAGCAGATGCGTATCGTGGGCGGAGCGGCGGCGCCGGTGGAGTCGCAGCCGTGGCTAGCCGCCATCCTGTGGCGCGGCAAGTCCAAAGAGAAGGTCTTCCGCTGCGGGGGCAGCTTGATCGCCCCCTGCTGGGTCCTCAGCGCCGCTCACTGCTTTCCCGACGG GGCGCGCGCCAACGAGCGGCGCTTCCTGGTGGCGCTGGGGAAGAGCGCCCTCAACCGGAGCGAGGCCCTGGAGCAGATCTTCCGCGTGGACAAAATCATCTTGCACCCCGACTTTGACAACGAGCGAGGCAATTACGACAACGACATAG CGCTGCTCAAGCTGACGCCCAAAGCAAACGGCCGCTGCGCCCGGGAGAGCGCCGGGGTGCGCCAGGTGTGCCTGCCCACCGCAGAGGGCCGCCGCGACCTCCCCGCCGGCTTGCCGTGCGAGATCGCCGGCTTCGGCAAAGAGAAGCACGGCCTGTGGTACCACTCGCAGCTCCTGCGGCAGGCGCACGTCAACCTGTTGGACGCCGGCGTGTGCGGCGCCGCCGATTATTACGGGGACAAGATCACGGACAACATGTTGTGCGCCGGCCGCGAGGACTGGACACAGGACGCCTGCGAG GGCGACTCAGGCGGTCCTCTGGCGTGCCAAGTGGACGGGCGTTTCGTGGTGGTGGGCGTGGTGAGCTGGGGCGAAGGCTGCGCCCGCCAGCGCCGACCCGGAGTCTACGCCAAAGTCCGCAACTACAGGCAATGGATCCGGCAGCACGCCGGCGTTTGA
- the plaub gene encoding plasminogen activator, urokinase b isoform X2, which produces MEDAMRRAVALVLLAAIFCSSSAGGPGAGVSERARRRPPRQTLLSSPWSSGICLNGGTSVPSLTTGRHMFCLCTDAFEGTFCQTAFSAASGADCYEGVGLYYRGFRSQSESGRPCERWDVDTRQRYLSLDVDGGRHNYCRNVRFKRRPWCHVWKEQRLTWEYCQVPSCASLQPSVLAAPTEAPGTTPAGKPRPPSFLVHGFPSDARLARLLWCQQALGPRGAPRPVSWAQFLRQVWRRMHAGRQARPDPRAPFSPLPARATCGRRSRRKQMRIVGGAAAPVESQPWLAAILWRGKSKEKVFRCGGSLIAPCWVLSAAHCFPDGARANERRFLVALGKSALNRSEALEQIFRVDKIILHPDFDNERGNYDNDIALLKLTPKANGRCARESAGVRQVCLPTAEGRRDLPAGLPCEIAGFGKEKHGLWYHSQLLRQAHVNLLDAGVCGAADYYGDKITDNMLCAGREDWTQDACEGDSGGPLACQVDGRFVVVGVVSWGEGCARQRRPGVYAKVRNYRQWIRQHAGV; this is translated from the exons ATGGAGGACGCCATGCGGCGTGCTGTGGCATTGGTCCTCTTGGCCGCTATCTTTTGCTCCTCATCAGCAGGGGGCCCCGGC GCCGGGGTCTCCGAGCGAGCGAGAAGACGGCCGCCGAGGCAGACGCTTTTGTCGTCGCCGTGGAGCTCAG GAATCTGCTTGAACGGAGGAACGTCCGTACCCAGCCTGACGACGGGCCGACACATGTTCTGCTTGTGTACCGACGCTTTTGAGGGAACCTTCTGCCAGACGG CTTTCTCGGCGGCTTCCGGCGCCGACTGCTACGAGGGCGTGGGGCTTTACTACCGAGGCTTCCGGTCCCAATCGGAGAGCGGTCGCCCGTGCGAGCGCTGGGACGTCGACACCAGGCAACGCTACCTGAGCTTGGACGTGGACGGCGGGAGACACAATTACTGCAG GAACGTGCGCTTCAAGCGCCGCCCGTGGTGCCACGTGTGGAAGGAGCAGCGGCTGACTTGGGAATATTGCCAAGTCCCTTCATGCGCCTCGC TGCAACCGTCGGTGTTGGCAGCGCCCACCGAGGCCCCCGGCACCACACCTGCAGGTAAGCCCCGCCCCCCATCCTTTCTCGTTCACGGATTCCCGAGTGACGCCCGGCTGGCTCGCTTGTTGTGGTGCCAGCAAGCACTCGGCCCCCGCGGAGCCCCCCGTCCGGTAAGCTGGGCCCAATTCCTGCGCCAGGTGTGGCGCCGaatgcacgcaggcaggcaggcgcgccCTGATCCGCGCGCCCCTTTCTCTCCGTTGCCAGCGAGGGCCACGTGCGGGCGTCGTTCTCGCCGCAAGCAGATGCGTATCGTGGGCGGAGCGGCGGCGCCGGTGGAGTCGCAGCCGTGGCTAGCCGCCATCCTGTGGCGCGGCAAGTCCAAAGAGAAGGTCTTCCGCTGCGGGGGCAGCTTGATCGCCCCCTGCTGGGTCCTCAGCGCCGCTCACTGCTTTCCCGACGG GGCGCGCGCCAACGAGCGGCGCTTCCTGGTGGCGCTGGGGAAGAGCGCCCTCAACCGGAGCGAGGCCCTGGAGCAGATCTTCCGCGTGGACAAAATCATCTTGCACCCCGACTTTGACAACGAGCGAGGCAATTACGACAACGACATAG CGCTGCTCAAGCTGACGCCCAAAGCAAACGGCCGCTGCGCCCGGGAGAGCGCCGGGGTGCGCCAGGTGTGCCTGCCCACCGCAGAGGGCCGCCGCGACCTCCCCGCCGGCTTGCCGTGCGAGATCGCCGGCTTCGGCAAAGAGAAGCACGGCCTGTGGTACCACTCGCAGCTCCTGCGGCAGGCGCACGTCAACCTGTTGGACGCCGGCGTGTGCGGCGCCGCCGATTATTACGGGGACAAGATCACGGACAACATGTTGTGCGCCGGCCGCGAGGACTGGACACAGGACGCCTGCGAG GGCGACTCAGGCGGTCCTCTGGCGTGCCAAGTGGACGGGCGTTTCGTGGTGGTGGGCGTGGTGAGCTGGGGCGAAGGCTGCGCCCGCCAGCGCCGACCCGGAGTCTACGCCAAAGTCCGCAACTACAGGCAATGGATCCGGCAGCACGCCGGCGTTTGA
- the plaub gene encoding plasminogen activator, urokinase b isoform X1 — MEDAMRRAVALVLLAAIFCSSSAGGPGAGVSERARRRPPRQTLLSSPWSSGICLNGGTSVPSLTTGRHMFCLCTDAFEGTFCQTAAAFSAASGADCYEGVGLYYRGFRSQSESGRPCERWDVDTRQRYLSLDVDGGRHNYCRNVRFKRRPWCHVWKEQRLTWEYCQVPSCASLQPSVLAAPTEAPGTTPAGKPRPPSFLVHGFPSDARLARLLWCQQALGPRGAPRPVSWAQFLRQVWRRMHAGRQARPDPRAPFSPLPARATCGRRSRRKQMRIVGGAAAPVESQPWLAAILWRGKSKEKVFRCGGSLIAPCWVLSAAHCFPDGARANERRFLVALGKSALNRSEALEQIFRVDKIILHPDFDNERGNYDNDIALLKLTPKANGRCARESAGVRQVCLPTAEGRRDLPAGLPCEIAGFGKEKHGLWYHSQLLRQAHVNLLDAGVCGAADYYGDKITDNMLCAGREDWTQDACEGDSGGPLACQVDGRFVVVGVVSWGEGCARQRRPGVYAKVRNYRQWIRQHAGV, encoded by the exons ATGGAGGACGCCATGCGGCGTGCTGTGGCATTGGTCCTCTTGGCCGCTATCTTTTGCTCCTCATCAGCAGGGGGCCCCGGC GCCGGGGTCTCCGAGCGAGCGAGAAGACGGCCGCCGAGGCAGACGCTTTTGTCGTCGCCGTGGAGCTCAG GAATCTGCTTGAACGGAGGAACGTCCGTACCCAGCCTGACGACGGGCCGACACATGTTCTGCTTGTGTACCGACGCTTTTGAGGGAACCTTCTGCCAGACGG CGGCAGCTTTCTCGGCGGCTTCCGGCGCCGACTGCTACGAGGGCGTGGGGCTTTACTACCGAGGCTTCCGGTCCCAATCGGAGAGCGGTCGCCCGTGCGAGCGCTGGGACGTCGACACCAGGCAACGCTACCTGAGCTTGGACGTGGACGGCGGGAGACACAATTACTGCAG GAACGTGCGCTTCAAGCGCCGCCCGTGGTGCCACGTGTGGAAGGAGCAGCGGCTGACTTGGGAATATTGCCAAGTCCCTTCATGCGCCTCGC TGCAACCGTCGGTGTTGGCAGCGCCCACCGAGGCCCCCGGCACCACACCTGCAGGTAAGCCCCGCCCCCCATCCTTTCTCGTTCACGGATTCCCGAGTGACGCCCGGCTGGCTCGCTTGTTGTGGTGCCAGCAAGCACTCGGCCCCCGCGGAGCCCCCCGTCCGGTAAGCTGGGCCCAATTCCTGCGCCAGGTGTGGCGCCGaatgcacgcaggcaggcaggcgcgccCTGATCCGCGCGCCCCTTTCTCTCCGTTGCCAGCGAGGGCCACGTGCGGGCGTCGTTCTCGCCGCAAGCAGATGCGTATCGTGGGCGGAGCGGCGGCGCCGGTGGAGTCGCAGCCGTGGCTAGCCGCCATCCTGTGGCGCGGCAAGTCCAAAGAGAAGGTCTTCCGCTGCGGGGGCAGCTTGATCGCCCCCTGCTGGGTCCTCAGCGCCGCTCACTGCTTTCCCGACGG GGCGCGCGCCAACGAGCGGCGCTTCCTGGTGGCGCTGGGGAAGAGCGCCCTCAACCGGAGCGAGGCCCTGGAGCAGATCTTCCGCGTGGACAAAATCATCTTGCACCCCGACTTTGACAACGAGCGAGGCAATTACGACAACGACATAG CGCTGCTCAAGCTGACGCCCAAAGCAAACGGCCGCTGCGCCCGGGAGAGCGCCGGGGTGCGCCAGGTGTGCCTGCCCACCGCAGAGGGCCGCCGCGACCTCCCCGCCGGCTTGCCGTGCGAGATCGCCGGCTTCGGCAAAGAGAAGCACGGCCTGTGGTACCACTCGCAGCTCCTGCGGCAGGCGCACGTCAACCTGTTGGACGCCGGCGTGTGCGGCGCCGCCGATTATTACGGGGACAAGATCACGGACAACATGTTGTGCGCCGGCCGCGAGGACTGGACACAGGACGCCTGCGAG GGCGACTCAGGCGGTCCTCTGGCGTGCCAAGTGGACGGGCGTTTCGTGGTGGTGGGCGTGGTGAGCTGGGGCGAAGGCTGCGCCCGCCAGCGCCGACCCGGAGTCTACGCCAAAGTCCGCAACTACAGGCAATGGATCCGGCAGCACGCCGGCGTTTGA